One uncultured Alphaproteobacteria bacterium genomic region harbors:
- the mdtC gene encoding multidrug efflux system, subunit C (Evidence 2a : Function of homologous gene experimentally demonstrated in an other organism; PubMedId : 12107134, 21450803; Product type t : transporter), which yields MTVEIFIRRPVATTLLMVALILFGVIGYLRMPVSELPAVDFPTISVTASLPGTDPETMASAVATPLENQFSTIAGIDSMTSVSSQGQTRVTIQFGLDRNIDAAAQDVQAAISSATRKLPSDMDTPPTLRKVNPGDSPIFYIFMNSPTEPMSKVTQFAEGQLARRLSTVAGVAQVNVYGSQKYAVRLRMDPDAMAARGIGIDEVAAAVSEANVNQGTGSLSGPTRTALIHTRGQLLSADAYVDQVVAYRNGAPVRFGDLGEVVDSVENDRLGSWVGDTRTVILAVQRQPGSNTIEVVDAIRDILPTFEAQLPPSMNLSIFYDRSETIRESIWDVQFTLVLAALLVVGVIFVFLRSATATLIPSLALPISIIGTFAGMSAFGFSLDNLSLMALTLSVGFVVDDAIVMLENIVRHREAGERPFEAAIKGAKEIAFTIVSMTVSLAAVFIPVMFMGGIVGRLLHEFALTIVIAILMSGLVSLTLTPMLCSRMIKAGHQTHGRWYRRSERAFDALQSGYARSLDWCLAHKGATFAIFLASLGLSGWLFAVVPKDFLPSDDTGRLFGYTEGTTGASFTEMVRNQKLAMEIVRRDPDVAEVMSTVGAGGSRTTVNSGLLIINLKPLSERTSGADQIVRRLRAATANKIPGLNVYMQNPPIIRIGGSVSKAPYQYTLQDLDLDALYGGAERLTAALAKEPGFTDVTNDMDISAPTISVRVDRERAAQLGVTVRQIEDALASAFGQRQVSTMYTPSDQYEVILELLPRFQEEASSLERLYVRSTFGALVPLTAVTRIDRGVLPQTVNHLGQLPAVTVAFNLADGFSLGEAVARIDRLKTDAGIADTTQTSFQGTAQAFEKSTRGLGLLLLLAVAVVYIVLGILYESFVHPLTILSGLPSAAVGALLTLLIFDVPLSLYAFVGIIMLVGIVKKNAIMMIDFALEQERKENLPPETAIAKAALVRFRPIMMTTMAALMGTLPIAVGFGAGATARQPLGLTVVGGLILSQALTLYITPVLYILLDRALHRRPGKPVRA from the coding sequence ATGACCGTCGAGATCTTCATCCGCCGCCCGGTGGCGACCACGCTGCTGATGGTCGCGCTGATCCTGTTCGGCGTGATCGGCTACCTCAGAATGCCGGTGAGCGAACTCCCGGCGGTCGACTTCCCCACCATCAGCGTCACCGCGAGCCTGCCCGGCACCGACCCGGAGACGATGGCCTCGGCGGTGGCGACGCCCCTCGAAAACCAGTTCTCGACGATCGCCGGCATCGATTCGATGACCTCGGTGTCGAGCCAGGGGCAAACCCGCGTCACCATCCAGTTCGGCCTCGACCGCAACATCGACGCTGCGGCGCAGGACGTCCAGGCGGCGATCAGCTCGGCGACGCGCAAGCTGCCGTCGGACATGGACACGCCCCCCACCCTGCGGAAGGTCAACCCGGGCGATTCGCCGATCTTCTACATCTTCATGAACTCGCCCACCGAGCCGATGTCGAAGGTCACGCAGTTCGCCGAGGGGCAGCTCGCGCGCCGCCTCTCGACCGTCGCGGGGGTCGCGCAGGTCAACGTCTACGGCTCGCAGAAATACGCGGTGCGCCTGCGCATGGACCCGGACGCGATGGCGGCGCGCGGCATCGGCATCGACGAGGTGGCGGCGGCGGTCTCGGAGGCCAACGTCAACCAGGGCACCGGCTCGCTCTCCGGCCCCACCCGCACCGCTCTGATCCACACCCGCGGCCAGCTTCTCTCCGCCGACGCCTACGTCGACCAGGTGGTCGCCTACCGCAACGGCGCGCCGGTGCGCTTCGGCGACCTCGGCGAGGTGGTGGACAGCGTCGAGAACGACCGCCTCGGCAGCTGGGTCGGCGACACCCGCACGGTGATCCTCGCGGTGCAGCGCCAGCCCGGCTCCAACACCATCGAGGTGGTGGACGCGATCCGCGACATCCTGCCGACCTTCGAGGCGCAGCTGCCGCCGTCGATGAACCTGTCGATCTTCTACGACCGCAGCGAGACCATCCGCGAATCGATCTGGGACGTGCAGTTCACCCTGGTGCTGGCGGCGCTGCTGGTGGTCGGCGTGATCTTCGTGTTCCTCCGGAGCGCCACCGCCACGCTGATCCCCTCGCTCGCGCTGCCGATCTCGATCATCGGCACCTTCGCGGGCATGTCGGCGTTCGGGTTTTCGCTCGACAACCTCTCGCTGATGGCGCTGACCCTCTCGGTCGGCTTCGTCGTTGACGACGCGATCGTGATGCTGGAGAACATCGTCCGCCACCGCGAGGCGGGCGAGCGGCCGTTCGAGGCGGCGATCAAGGGCGCGAAGGAGATCGCCTTCACCATCGTGTCGATGACGGTGTCACTCGCCGCGGTGTTCATTCCGGTGATGTTCATGGGCGGCATCGTCGGCCGCCTGCTGCACGAGTTCGCGCTCACCATCGTCATCGCCATCCTGATGTCGGGGCTGGTGTCGCTGACCCTGACGCCGATGCTGTGCAGCCGCATGATCAAGGCCGGGCACCAGACCCACGGCCGCTGGTACCGCCGCAGCGAGCGCGCCTTCGACGCCCTGCAATCGGGCTACGCGCGCTCGCTCGACTGGTGCCTCGCCCACAAGGGCGCGACCTTCGCGATCTTCCTCGCCAGCCTCGGCCTTTCCGGCTGGCTGTTCGCGGTGGTGCCGAAGGACTTCCTCCCCTCCGACGACACCGGCCGCCTGTTCGGCTACACCGAGGGCACCACCGGCGCCTCGTTCACCGAGATGGTGCGCAACCAGAAGCTCGCGATGGAGATCGTGCGCCGGGATCCGGACGTCGCCGAGGTGATGTCGACGGTCGGCGCGGGCGGCTCGCGCACCACCGTCAACTCCGGCCTGCTGATCATCAACCTCAAGCCGCTCTCCGAGCGCACGTCGGGCGCCGACCAGATCGTCCGCCGCCTGCGCGCCGCCACCGCCAACAAGATCCCCGGGCTCAACGTCTACATGCAGAACCCGCCGATCATCCGCATCGGCGGCTCGGTGAGCAAGGCGCCCTACCAGTACACCCTCCAGGACCTCGACCTCGACGCCCTCTACGGCGGCGCCGAGCGCCTCACCGCCGCGCTCGCCAAGGAGCCCGGCTTCACCGACGTCACCAACGACATGGACATCTCGGCGCCCACGATCTCGGTGCGCGTCGACCGCGAGCGCGCCGCTCAGCTCGGCGTCACGGTGCGGCAGATCGAGGACGCCCTCGCCTCCGCCTTCGGCCAGCGGCAGGTGTCGACGATGTACACGCCGTCGGACCAGTACGAGGTGATCCTGGAGCTGCTGCCGCGCTTCCAGGAGGAGGCGTCGTCGCTCGAACGCCTGTACGTGCGTTCCACCTTCGGCGCGCTAGTGCCGCTCACCGCGGTCACCCGCATCGACCGCGGCGTGCTGCCGCAGACCGTCAACCATCTCGGCCAGCTTCCCGCCGTCACCGTCGCCTTCAACCTCGCCGACGGCTTCTCGCTCGGCGAGGCGGTGGCGCGGATCGACCGCCTCAAGACCGACGCGGGCATCGCCGACACCACCCAGACGAGCTTCCAGGGCACCGCCCAGGCGTTCGAGAAATCCACCCGCGGCCTCGGCCTGCTGCTGCTGCTGGCGGTGGCGGTGGTCTACATCGTGCTCGGCATCCTCTACGAGAGCTTCGTCCACCCGCTCACCATCCTCTCCGGCCTGCCCTCGGCGGCGGTCGGCGCGCTCCTCACCCTGCTGATCTTCGACGTGCCGCTGTCGCTCTACGCCTTCGTCGGCATCATCATGCTGGTCGGCATCGTCAAGAAGAACGCGATCATGATGATCGACTTCGCCCTCGAACAGGAGCGCAAGGAGAACCTGCCGCCCGAGACCGCGATAGCCAAGGCGGCGCTGGTGCGCTTCCGCCCGATCATGATGACGACGATGGCGGCGCTGATGGGCACCCTGCCGATCGCCGTCGGCTTCGGCGCGGGGGCCACGGCGCGCCAGCCGCTCGGCCTCACCGTGGTCGGCGGATTGATCCTCTCCCAGGCGCTCACCCTCTACATCACCCCGGTGCTCTACATCCTGCTCGACCGCGCCCTGCACCGCCGCCCCGGCAAGCCCGTCCGCGCCTGA
- a CDS encoding TRAP-type C4-dicarboxylate transport system, large permease component: protein METFLILSFIGMALIGVPVAYALALSVSAVLYFYMDLPQVLITHNMFSGIDSFSFMAVPFFMLAGAFMSAGGVTKRLVNVAQAMVGSFTGGLAQAVAVAGMFFAAISGSSAATTAAIGSTMVNEMERKGYRRELATGIVAAAGTVGIVIPPSITFVVYGVIANVSIGDLFMGGVLPGILMGLAMCFMGWFIAKKEGIPPEGHFSVIHLLKTIKDAFWAMMTPVIIIGGIYGGIFTPTEAAAVAAVYGIVVGLFVYKELKLADFPEIVFKAVIGSTLIMFLVGAAKVFGWMMTNLQIPHHVGEAVVALTTSPVVFMMIMNVLLLILGTLVNASAAVVILTPIFLPVAETLGIDPLFFGVVMVVNLAIGCITPPVGLDLFVASAITKVPLEKVMKATMPYLGALIVTLLAITLFPPISTFLPGLLK from the coding sequence ATGGAAACCTTTCTGATCCTCTCGTTCATCGGCATGGCCCTGATCGGCGTGCCGGTGGCCTATGCCCTCGCGCTGTCGGTCTCCGCGGTGCTGTATTTCTACATGGACCTGCCGCAGGTCCTGATCACCCACAACATGTTCTCGGGCATCGACAGCTTCTCGTTCATGGCGGTGCCGTTCTTCATGCTCGCGGGCGCGTTCATGTCGGCGGGCGGCGTCACCAAGCGCCTCGTGAACGTCGCCCAGGCGATGGTCGGCAGCTTCACCGGCGGCCTCGCCCAGGCGGTGGCGGTGGCGGGAATGTTCTTCGCCGCGATCTCGGGCTCCTCGGCCGCGACCACCGCGGCGATCGGCTCGACCATGGTCAACGAGATGGAGCGCAAGGGCTACCGCCGCGAGCTCGCCACCGGCATCGTCGCCGCCGCGGGCACCGTCGGCATCGTCATCCCGCCCTCGATCACCTTCGTCGTCTACGGCGTGATCGCCAACGTCTCGATCGGCGACCTGTTCATGGGCGGCGTGCTGCCGGGCATCCTGATGGGCCTGGCGATGTGCTTCATGGGCTGGTTCATCGCCAAGAAGGAAGGCATTCCGCCGGAGGGGCATTTCTCCGTCATCCACCTCCTCAAGACCATCAAGGACGCGTTCTGGGCGATGATGACCCCGGTGATCATCATCGGCGGCATCTACGGCGGCATCTTCACCCCCACCGAGGCGGCGGCGGTGGCGGCGGTCTACGGCATCGTCGTCGGCCTGTTCGTCTACAAGGAGCTGAAGCTCGCCGACTTCCCGGAGATCGTCTTCAAGGCGGTGATCGGCTCGACCCTGATCATGTTCCTGGTCGGCGCGGCGAAGGTGTTCGGTTGGATGATGACCAACCTCCAGATCCCGCACCACGTCGGCGAGGCGGTGGTGGCGCTGACCACCTCGCCGGTCGTCTTCATGATGATCATGAACGTGTTGCTGTTAATCCTCGGCACCCTGGTGAACGCCTCGGCGGCGGTGGTGATCCTCACCCCGATCTTCCTGCCGGTGGCGGAAACTCTCGGCATCGATCCACTGTTCTTCGGCGTGGTGATGGTGGTGAACCTCGCGATCGGCTGCATCACCCCGCCGGTCGGCCTCGACCTGTTCGTCGCCTCGGCGATCACCAAAGTGCCGCTCGAAAAGGTGATGAAGGCGACCATGCCCTACCTCGGCGCGCTGATCGTCACTTTGCTGGCGATCACCCTGTTCCCGCCGATCTCGACCTTCCTGCCCGGCCTCCTGAAATAA
- a CDS encoding TRAP-type C4-dicarboxylate transport system, large permease component, producing the protein METFLILSFIGMALIGVPVAYALALSVSAVLYFYMDLPQVLITHNMFSGIDSFSFMAVPFFMLAGAFMSAGGVTKRLVNVAQAMVGSFTGGLAQAVAVAGMFFAAISGSSAATTAAIGSTMVNEMERKGYRRELATGIVAAAGTVGIVIPPSITFVVYGVIANVSIGDLFMGGVLPGILMGLAMCFMGWFIAKKEGIPPEGHFSVIHLLKTIKDAFWAMMTPVIIIGGIYGGIFTPTEAAAVAAVYGIVVGLFVYKELKLVDFPEIVFKAVIGSTLIMFLVGAAKVFGWMMTNLQIPHHVGEAVVALTSSPIVFLMIMNVLLIVLGTLVNASAAVVILTPIFLPVATTLGIDPLHFGVVMVVNLAIGCITPPVGLDLFVASAITKVPLEKVMKATTPYLLALIATLVVITLVPQISLFLPGILQ; encoded by the coding sequence ATGGAAACCTTTCTGATCCTCTCGTTCATCGGCATGGCCCTGATCGGCGTGCCGGTGGCCTATGCCCTCGCGCTGTCGGTCTCCGCGGTGCTGTATTTCTACATGGACCTGCCGCAGGTCCTGATCACCCACAACATGTTCTCGGGCATCGACAGCTTCTCGTTCATGGCGGTGCCGTTCTTCATGCTCGCGGGCGCGTTCATGTCGGCGGGCGGCGTCACCAAGCGCCTCGTGAACGTCGCCCAGGCGATGGTCGGCAGCTTCACCGGCGGCCTCGCCCAGGCGGTGGCGGTGGCGGGAATGTTCTTCGCCGCGATCTCGGGCTCCTCGGCCGCGACCACCGCGGCGATCGGCTCGACCATGGTCAACGAGATGGAGCGCAAGGGCTACCGCCGCGAGCTCGCCACCGGCATCGTCGCCGCCGCGGGCACCGTCGGCATCGTCATCCCGCCCTCGATCACCTTCGTCGTCTACGGCGTGATCGCCAACGTCTCGATCGGCGACCTGTTCATGGGCGGCGTGCTGCCGGGCATCCTGATGGGCCTGGCGATGTGCTTCATGGGCTGGTTCATCGCCAAGAAGGAAGGCATTCCGCCGGAGGGGCATTTCTCCGTCATCCACCTCCTCAAGACCATCAAGGACGCGTTCTGGGCGATGATGACCCCGGTGATCATCATCGGCGGCATCTACGGCGGCATCTTCACCCCCACCGAGGCGGCGGCGGTGGCGGCGGTCTACGGCATCGTCGTCGGCCTGTTCGTCTACAAGGAGCTGAAGCTCGTCGACTTCCCGGAGATCGTCTTCAAGGCGGTGATCGGCTCGACCCTGATCATGTTCCTGGTCGGCGCGGCGAAGGTGTTCGGCTGGATGATGACCAACCTCCAGATCCCGCATCACGTCGGCGAGGCGGTGGTGGCGCTGACCAGCTCGCCGATCGTCTTCCTGATGATCATGAACGTGCTGCTGATCGTCCTCGGCACCCTGGTGAACGCCTCGGCGGCGGTGGTGATCCTCACCCCGATCTTCCTGCCGGTGGCGACCACGCTGGGGATCGACCCGCTGCACTTCGGCGTGGTGATGGTGGTGAACCTCGCGATCGGCTGCATCACCCCGCCGGTCGGCCTCGATCTGTTCGTCGCCTCGGCGATCACCAAGGTGCCGCTCGAAAAGGTGATGAAGGCCACGACCCCCTATCTCCTCGCGCTGATCGCAACCCTGGTGGTGATCACCCTGGTGCCGCAGATCTCGCTGTTCCTGCCCGGCATTCTGCAGTAA
- a CDS encoding Heavy metal translocating P-type ATPase, with the protein MGCCMRCQGFGSVEKPPEEPHDHDHHDHHGHDHHGHSHGAGGGSLLATLWAEGALKLAVVYAVALQAGAVAERLVPALAPWPLAAALAVGVLPVARQAWRAARGGNPFSIETLMTVAAVGAAAIGATGEAAMVVLLFLLGECLETVAAHRSQAGIRALVGLAPQTARREGADGLETVRAEALAIGDVILVGAGERVAADGTVKDGMSAVDESALTGEPMPVAKAPGDAVFAGTVNGEGTLRVTVSAEAGDTAIARVVRLVEEARTRKAPVERFIARFARWYTPAIVGVAALVMVLPPLLAGGDWLAWVYRGLALLLIGCPCALVISTPAALASGLAAGAGRGLLIKGGAVIEGLAGIGAVAFDKTGTLTEGHPRIVEVVGRVASRDEVLALAAGLSLGSAHPMARAIREAAAEAAVQGAPVAEVAALPGRGVRGRAGGAEVFLGAVDDPEAAALAAGGRTVSALMRDGAVIGLIAAQDAARADAADGVARLGRLGVRATMLTGDAAPAAQAVAAALGVEWRAGLKPEDKLAAVRAWQAEGLKVAKVGDGINDAPALAAADVGIAFGGGADVALETADAASLHARVGDVAAMIELARRTMANIRQNIAIALGLKAVFLVTTVIGVTGLWPAVLADTGATVLVTANALRLLRAPA; encoded by the coding sequence ATGGGCTGCTGCATGCGCTGCCAGGGGTTCGGTTCGGTCGAGAAACCGCCGGAGGAGCCCCACGATCACGACCATCACGATCATCACGGCCACGACCATCACGGCCATTCCCACGGTGCCGGCGGCGGTTCGCTGCTGGCGACGCTGTGGGCCGAGGGGGCGCTGAAGCTCGCGGTCGTCTACGCCGTGGCGTTGCAGGCGGGGGCGGTGGCGGAACGGTTGGTCCCCGCGCTCGCGCCGTGGCCGCTCGCGGCGGCGCTGGCGGTGGGGGTGCTGCCGGTGGCGCGGCAGGCGTGGCGGGCGGCGCGGGGCGGCAACCCGTTCTCGATCGAAACCTTGATGACGGTGGCGGCGGTGGGCGCGGCGGCGATCGGCGCGACCGGCGAGGCGGCGATGGTGGTGCTGCTGTTCCTTCTCGGCGAATGCCTGGAGACGGTCGCGGCGCACCGCTCGCAAGCGGGGATCCGCGCTCTCGTCGGCCTCGCGCCGCAGACCGCGCGGCGCGAGGGGGCGGACGGCCTCGAAACCGTGCGCGCCGAGGCGCTCGCGATAGGCGACGTGATCCTGGTCGGCGCGGGAGAACGCGTCGCCGCCGACGGAACGGTCAAGGACGGCATGAGCGCGGTGGACGAAAGCGCGCTCACCGGCGAGCCGATGCCGGTGGCGAAGGCGCCCGGCGACGCGGTGTTCGCCGGCACCGTCAACGGCGAGGGGACGCTGCGCGTGACCGTCTCCGCCGAGGCGGGCGACACCGCGATCGCCCGGGTGGTGCGCCTGGTCGAGGAGGCGCGCACCCGCAAGGCGCCGGTGGAACGGTTCATCGCCCGGTTCGCCCGCTGGTATACGCCGGCGATCGTCGGCGTCGCGGCGCTGGTGATGGTTCTGCCGCCGCTGCTCGCCGGGGGCGACTGGCTCGCTTGGGTCTATCGCGGCCTTGCGCTGCTGCTGATCGGCTGCCCCTGCGCGCTCGTCATCTCCACCCCGGCGGCGCTCGCCTCCGGGCTCGCCGCGGGGGCGGGGCGGGGGTTGCTGATCAAGGGCGGCGCGGTGATCGAAGGTCTCGCCGGGATCGGCGCGGTCGCCTTCGACAAGACCGGCACCCTCACCGAGGGGCATCCGCGCATCGTCGAGGTGGTCGGACGCGTCGCGTCGCGGGACGAGGTGCTGGCGCTTGCCGCCGGGTTGTCGCTCGGGTCCGCCCACCCGATGGCGCGCGCGATCCGCGAGGCGGCGGCGGAGGCGGCGGTGCAGGGTGCGCCGGTCGCCGAGGTCGCGGCGCTGCCGGGGCGGGGCGTGCGCGGCCGCGCGGGCGGGGCGGAGGTGTTTCTCGGCGCCGTCGACGATCCCGAGGCGGCGGCGCTCGCGGCGGGCGGCCGCACGGTTTCGGCGCTGATGCGCGACGGCGCTGTGATCGGCCTGATCGCGGCGCAGGACGCCGCGCGTGCCGACGCCGCCGACGGCGTGGCGCGGTTGGGGCGGCTCGGGGTGCGTGCGACGATGCTCACCGGCGATGCCGCGCCCGCCGCGCAGGCGGTCGCCGCGGCGCTCGGGGTCGAGTGGCGGGCCGGGCTCAAGCCCGAGGACAAGCTCGCCGCGGTGCGCGCGTGGCAGGCCGAGGGGCTCAAGGTGGCGAAGGTCGGCGACGGCATCAACGACGCTCCGGCGCTCGCCGCCGCCGATGTCGGCATCGCCTTCGGCGGCGGCGCCGACGTGGCGCTCGAAACCGCCGATGCCGCCAGCCTCCACGCCCGCGTGGGCGACGTGGCGGCGATGATCGAACTCGCCCGTCGCACCATGGCCAACATCCGCCAGAACATCGCGATCGCGCTCGGGCTCAAGGCGGTGTTTCTGGTCACCACCGTGATCGGCGTCACCGGGTTGTGGCCGGCGGTGCTGGCGGATACCGGCGCGACCGTGCTGGTGACCGCCAACGCCCTCCGCCTGCTGCGCGCTCCGGCCTGA
- a CDS encoding TRAP-type C4-dicarboxylate transport system, periplasmic component — translation MKRLTTILGTALLAASLSGPALAANVVIKLGHIAEPTHPYGKGGDYFAKLVAEKSGGEIEVKVFPNSQLGGQKDLIEGLVFGSVDMALVGTAALGQFQPQISLFDLPFLFDDRPHAYRSLDTVGMEIGKALEPRGIKLLGYMENGIRHMTNNVRPIKTPADMKDLKIRVQTNKIHIEMIKALGASPTPMDLSELYSAMQQGTVDGQENPSAHIYTKRFYEVQKYASLTAHAYAPEPVLISMITWKKLTPKQQKIVQDAANESIAWQRKVSEDEDNDYWNKIKATGKMEVISVDRKLFQEATKPVIAMFAKTVGEDNIKKVDALRAK, via the coding sequence ATGAAACGGCTTACGACTATTCTGGGCACGGCCTTGCTGGCCGCGTCCCTTTCCGGGCCGGCGCTCGCCGCCAACGTCGTCATCAAGCTCGGCCACATCGCCGAACCGACGCATCCCTACGGCAAGGGCGGCGACTACTTCGCCAAGCTCGTCGCCGAGAAATCGGGCGGCGAGATCGAGGTCAAGGTGTTCCCGAACTCGCAGCTCGGCGGACAGAAGGACCTGATCGAAGGTCTGGTGTTCGGCTCGGTCGACATGGCGCTGGTCGGCACCGCCGCGCTCGGCCAGTTCCAGCCGCAGATTTCCCTGTTCGACCTGCCGTTCCTGTTCGACGACCGGCCGCACGCCTACCGCTCCCTCGACACCGTCGGCATGGAGATCGGCAAGGCGCTCGAACCGCGCGGGATCAAGCTGCTCGGCTACATGGAAAACGGCATCCGCCACATGACCAACAACGTCCGCCCGATCAAGACCCCGGCGGACATGAAGGATCTCAAGATCCGCGTGCAGACCAACAAGATCCACATCGAGATGATCAAGGCGCTCGGCGCCTCGCCCACCCCGATGGACCTTTCCGAGCTCTACTCGGCGATGCAGCAGGGCACGGTGGACGGCCAGGAGAACCCCTCCGCGCACATCTACACCAAGCGCTTCTACGAAGTGCAGAAGTACGCCTCCCTCACCGCCCACGCCTACGCGCCCGAGCCGGTGCTGATCTCGATGATCACCTGGAAGAAGCTGACGCCGAAGCAGCAGAAGATCGTCCAGGACGCCGCCAACGAGTCGATCGCCTGGCAGCGCAAGGTCTCGGAAGACGAGGACAACGACTACTGGAACAAGATCAAGGCGACCGGCAAGATGGAAGTCATTTCCGTCGACCGCAAGCTGTTCCAGGAAGCCACCAAGCCGGTGATCGCGATGTTCGCCAAGACCGTCGGCGAAGACAACATCAAGAAGGTCGACGCCCTCCGCGCGAAGTAA
- a CDS encoding putative N-acetylneuraminate transporter (Evidence 3 : Function proposed based on presence of conserved amino acid motif, structural feature or limited homology), translating into MDLVFRSIRKILYGVSVVAMLVMLAIIFVQVITRYIFGFTFEWSEELARFLFVWAVFLGSALIMGEDGHLAVELLPRLLKGRKPGLVLDVFINACGYVFILLLIVQGWLMTETMTFQEAPGLGIPMSWVYVVMPVSGVLMLLYHLKDTMKIVRKISGKTE; encoded by the coding sequence ATGGATCTGGTTTTCCGCTCTATCAGAAAGATCCTGTACGGGGTTTCGGTGGTCGCGATGCTGGTGATGCTGGCGATCATCTTCGTTCAGGTGATCACCCGCTACATCTTCGGCTTCACCTTCGAATGGTCGGAGGAACTCGCGCGCTTCCTCTTCGTCTGGGCGGTGTTCCTCGGCTCGGCCCTGATCATGGGCGAGGACGGCCATCTCGCCGTCGAGCTGCTGCCGCGGCTGCTCAAGGGCCGGAAACCGGGCCTGGTGCTCGACGTCTTCATCAACGCCTGCGGCTACGTCTTCATCCTGCTGCTGATCGTGCAGGGCTGGCTGATGACCGAGACCATGACCTTCCAGGAAGCCCCCGGCCTCGGAATTCCGATGAGCTGGGTCTACGTCGTGATGCCGGTGTCGGGCGTGCTGATGCTGCTCTACCACCTCAAGGACACGATGAAGATCGTCCGCAAGATTTCCGGCAAGACCGAGTAA
- a CDS encoding putative N-acetylneuraminate transporter (Evidence 3 : Function proposed based on presence of conserved amino acid motif, structural feature or limited homology), translating to MDRVFTFLRKILYGISVVAMLVMLAIIFVQVITRYIFGFTFEWSEELARFLFVWAVFLGSALIMGEDGHLAVELLPRLLKGRKPGLVLDVFINACGYVFILLLIVQGWLMTETMTFQEAPGLGIPMSWVYVVMPVSGVLMLLYHLKDTMKIVRKISGKTE from the coding sequence ATGGACAGGGTATTCACGTTCCTGCGGAAGATTCTCTATGGAATCTCCGTCGTCGCGATGCTGGTGATGCTGGCGATCATCTTCGTTCAGGTGATCACCCGCTACATCTTCGGCTTCACCTTCGAATGGTCGGAGGAGCTCGCGCGCTTCCTCTTCGTCTGGGCGGTGTTCCTCGGCTCGGCCCTGATCATGGGCGAGGACGGCCATCTCGCCGTCGAGCTGCTGCCGCGCCTGCTCAAGGGCCGGAAACCGGGCCTGGTGCTCGACGTCTTCATCAACGCCTGCGGCTACGTCTTCATCCTGCTGCTGATCGTGCAGGGCTGGCTGATGACCGAGACCATGACCTTCCAGGAAGCCCCCGGCCTCGGAATTCCGATGAGCTGGGTCTACGTCGTGATGCCGGTGTCGGGCGTGCTGATGCTGCTCTACCACCTCAAGGACACGATGAAGATCGTCCGCAAGATTTCCGGCAAGACCGAGTAA